One segment of Triticum aestivum cultivar Chinese Spring chromosome 2A, IWGSC CS RefSeq v2.1, whole genome shotgun sequence DNA contains the following:
- the LOC100286402 gene encoding serine/threonine-protein kinase CTR1 isoform X2 codes for MPHRRRLHNLVPPLPPPPAAPHPAFDLSEAESRLPLLADYGRLKPVDDLPAPAAPPSAHWSAGSAFTGTEPATASTSTAATGSSLAPASSVARDDTWVRRSRESYYLQLSLAIRITSEAFLAGVPPELLVRRLGPGDAAAEQHADVPADAAAVSYRLWVNGCLSWGDKIAHGFYNIMGIDPHLWAMCNADEGEGRRLPTLAALREVDASDQSSLEVVLVDKCGDSVLVDLERRALDLYRALGATLDLVRRLALLVSDHMGGALRSEDGDLYMRWKAGSKRLRKQQKSVVVPIGRLSIGFCRHRAILFKALADFIGLPCRIAQGCKYCSAPHRSSCLVKIENDRRYSREYVVDLVVAPGSICSPDSSINGQLLSSVSSPFKTSCTASLENYAAPVAAWNRAIADDRCNSVFSDSQYSVAGDKNPVQADTKCGQVMQNDNCNNMSVFQVSRQFKAMEVGTEGVNKENIPGLTLPKHLLAESSFAMDWLEISWDELELKERIGAGSFGTVYRADWHGSDVAVKVLTDQGVGEAQLKEFLREISIMKRVRHPNVVLFMGAVTKCPHLSIVTEYLPRGSLFRLISKASSGEILDLRRRLRMALDVAKGINYLHCLNPPIVHWDLKTPNMLVDKNWSVKVGDFGLSRFKATTFISSKSVAGTPEWMAPEFLRGEPSNEKCDVYSFGVILWELLTMQQPWGGLGPAQVVGAVAFQNRRLPIPKDTIPELAALVESCWSDDPRQRPSFSSIVDTLKKLLKSMQGSGS; via the exons ATGCCGCACCGTCGCCGCCTACACAACCTCGTGCCACcactgccgccgcctcccgcggcGCCTCACCCCGCCTTCGACCTGTCCGAGGCCGAGTCGCGGCTGCCGCTCCTCGCAGACTACGGGCGGCTCAAGCCCGTCGACGACCTCCCCGCCCCCGCCGCGCCCCCGTCCGCGCACTGGAGCGCCGGGAGCGCCTTCACCGGCACCGAGCCCgcgaccgcctccacctccacggCAGCGACGGGCTCATCCCTCGCACCGGCGTCGTCCGTCGCCAGGGACGACACGTGGGTGCGCCGCTCCAGGGAGAGCTACTACCTGCAGCTCTCCCTCGCCATCCGCATCACCTCCGAggccttcctcgccggcgtcccGCCCGAGCTCCTCGTCCGCCGCCTCGGCcccggcgatgcggcggcggagcagCACGCCGACGTCCCCGCCGATGCCGCCGCCGTCTCCTACCGGCTCTGG GTGAACGGGTGCCTGTCGTGGGGTGACAAGATCGCGCACGGGTTCTACAACATCATGGGCATCGACCCGCACCTGTGGGCGATGTGCAACGCCGACGAGGGGGAGGGCCGCCGGCTGCCGACGCTGGCGGCGCTGCGGGAGGTGGACGCCAGCGACCAGTCGTCGCTGGAGGTGGTGCTCGTCGACAAGTGCGGCGACTCCGTGCTGGTCGACCTGGAGCGGCGCGCGCTCGACCTCTACCGCGCGCTCGGCGCCACGCTCGACCTCGTCCGCCGCCTCGCCCTGCTCGTCTCCGACCACATGGG GGGTGCATTGAGGTCGGAGGACGGAGACCTGTACATGCGGTGGAAGGCGGGCAGCAAGCGGCTGAGGAAGCAGCAGAAGAGCGTCGTCGTCCCCATCGGCCGCCTGTCCATTGGGTTCTGCAGGCATCGCGCCATTCTATTCAAG GCTCTAGCAGATTTTATCGGCCTGCCATGCCGAATCGCGCAAGGTTGCAAGTACTGCTCCGCGCCTCACCGGTCCTCTTGCCTTGTCAAAATTGAAAACGACAGAAGATATTCAAG GGAGTACGTCGTGGACCTCGTCGTTGCGCCAGGGAGCATCTGCAGCCCAGACTCGTCCATCAACGGGCAGCTGCTCTCCTCTGTGTCTTCACCTTTCAAGACTTCTTGCACGGCAAGTTTGGAAAACTACGCGGCACCGGTTGCGGCTTGGAATCGTGCGATAGCTGACGATCGTTGCAACTCGGTGTTCTCAGATTCTCAATATTCAG TTGCCGGGGACAAGAACCCTGTTCAAGCAGACACAAAATGCGGTCAGGTCATGCAGAATGACAACTGCAACAACATGTCAGTGTTTCAAGTGTCAAGGCAATTTAAGGCGATGGAGGTCGGCACCGAGGGTGTCAATAAGGAGAACATCCCTGGTCTTACACTGCCGAAACACCTGCTCGCTGAGTCATCTTTCGCCATGGATTGGCTTGAGATATCATGGGATGAGCTTGAGCTCAAGGAACGCATAGGCGCTG GTTCATTTGGTACTGTTTATCGAGCTGACTGGCACGGTTCT GATGTTGCAGTAAAAGTGCTTACAGACCAGGGTGTTGGCGAAGCTCAGCTCAAAGAATTCCTTAGAGAG ATCTCTATCATGAAACGAGTTCGCCATCCAAACGTGGTACTATTCATGGGTGCAGTGACCAAATGCCCGCATTTGTCGATAGTAACTGAGTACTTGCCCAG AGGGAGCCTCTTCCGTCTCATCAGCAAAGCTTCTAGTGGGGAAATACTTGATTTACGGCGGCGTTTGCGCATGGCATTAGATGTT GCAAAAGGCATCAACTATCTCCACTGCCTGAACCCTCCTATAGTACATTGGGATCTGAAGACACCAAACATGCTGGTGGATAAGAACTGGTCCGTAAAG GTAGGTGACTTTGGCTTGTCCAGATTTAAGGCGACCACCTTCATATCATCCAAATCAGTCGCTGGAACA CCAGAATGGATGGCGCCAGAGTTTCTCCGTGGCGAGCCATCCAACGAGAAATGTGACGTGTACAGCTTTGGCGTGATCTTATGGGAGCTCCTGACGATGCAGCAACCATGGGGCGGCCTAGGCCCAGCACAA GTAGTAGGGGCAGTTGCATTCCAGAACAGAAGGCTGCCAATCCCTAAAGACACCATCCCAGAGCTAGCTGCTCTTGTTGAATCCTGTTGGTCTGA TGACCCAAGGCAGCGCCCTTCGTTTTCAAGCATTGTGGATACGCTGAAGAAGTTGCTCAAGTCGATGCAGGGATCTGGTTCATGA
- the LOC100286402 gene encoding serine/threonine-protein kinase CTR1 isoform X1, giving the protein MPHRRRLHNLVPPLPPPPAAPHPAFDLSEAESRLPLLADYGRLKPVDDLPAPAAPPSAHWSAGSAFTGTEPATASTSTAATGSSLAPASSVARDDTWVRRSRESYYLQLSLAIRITSEAFLAGVPPELLVRRLGPGDAAAEQHADVPADAAAVSYRLWVNGCLSWGDKIAHGFYNIMGIDPHLWAMCNADEGEGRRLPTLAALREVDASDQSSLEVVLVDKCGDSVLVDLERRALDLYRALGATLDLVRRLALLVSDHMGGALRSEDGDLYMRWKAGSKRLRKQQKSVVVPIGRLSIGFCRHRAILFKALADFIGLPCRIAQGCKYCSAPHRSSCLVKIENDRRYSREYVVDLVVAPGSICSPDSSINGQLLSSVSSPFKTSCTASLENYAAPVAAWNRAIADDRCNSVFSDSQYSAVAGDKNPVQADTKCGQVMQNDNCNNMSVFQVSRQFKAMEVGTEGVNKENIPGLTLPKHLLAESSFAMDWLEISWDELELKERIGAGSFGTVYRADWHGSDVAVKVLTDQGVGEAQLKEFLREISIMKRVRHPNVVLFMGAVTKCPHLSIVTEYLPRGSLFRLISKASSGEILDLRRRLRMALDVAKGINYLHCLNPPIVHWDLKTPNMLVDKNWSVKVGDFGLSRFKATTFISSKSVAGTPEWMAPEFLRGEPSNEKCDVYSFGVILWELLTMQQPWGGLGPAQVVGAVAFQNRRLPIPKDTIPELAALVESCWSDDPRQRPSFSSIVDTLKKLLKSMQGSGS; this is encoded by the exons ATGCCGCACCGTCGCCGCCTACACAACCTCGTGCCACcactgccgccgcctcccgcggcGCCTCACCCCGCCTTCGACCTGTCCGAGGCCGAGTCGCGGCTGCCGCTCCTCGCAGACTACGGGCGGCTCAAGCCCGTCGACGACCTCCCCGCCCCCGCCGCGCCCCCGTCCGCGCACTGGAGCGCCGGGAGCGCCTTCACCGGCACCGAGCCCgcgaccgcctccacctccacggCAGCGACGGGCTCATCCCTCGCACCGGCGTCGTCCGTCGCCAGGGACGACACGTGGGTGCGCCGCTCCAGGGAGAGCTACTACCTGCAGCTCTCCCTCGCCATCCGCATCACCTCCGAggccttcctcgccggcgtcccGCCCGAGCTCCTCGTCCGCCGCCTCGGCcccggcgatgcggcggcggagcagCACGCCGACGTCCCCGCCGATGCCGCCGCCGTCTCCTACCGGCTCTGG GTGAACGGGTGCCTGTCGTGGGGTGACAAGATCGCGCACGGGTTCTACAACATCATGGGCATCGACCCGCACCTGTGGGCGATGTGCAACGCCGACGAGGGGGAGGGCCGCCGGCTGCCGACGCTGGCGGCGCTGCGGGAGGTGGACGCCAGCGACCAGTCGTCGCTGGAGGTGGTGCTCGTCGACAAGTGCGGCGACTCCGTGCTGGTCGACCTGGAGCGGCGCGCGCTCGACCTCTACCGCGCGCTCGGCGCCACGCTCGACCTCGTCCGCCGCCTCGCCCTGCTCGTCTCCGACCACATGGG GGGTGCATTGAGGTCGGAGGACGGAGACCTGTACATGCGGTGGAAGGCGGGCAGCAAGCGGCTGAGGAAGCAGCAGAAGAGCGTCGTCGTCCCCATCGGCCGCCTGTCCATTGGGTTCTGCAGGCATCGCGCCATTCTATTCAAG GCTCTAGCAGATTTTATCGGCCTGCCATGCCGAATCGCGCAAGGTTGCAAGTACTGCTCCGCGCCTCACCGGTCCTCTTGCCTTGTCAAAATTGAAAACGACAGAAGATATTCAAG GGAGTACGTCGTGGACCTCGTCGTTGCGCCAGGGAGCATCTGCAGCCCAGACTCGTCCATCAACGGGCAGCTGCTCTCCTCTGTGTCTTCACCTTTCAAGACTTCTTGCACGGCAAGTTTGGAAAACTACGCGGCACCGGTTGCGGCTTGGAATCGTGCGATAGCTGACGATCGTTGCAACTCGGTGTTCTCAGATTCTCAATATTCAG CAGTTGCCGGGGACAAGAACCCTGTTCAAGCAGACACAAAATGCGGTCAGGTCATGCAGAATGACAACTGCAACAACATGTCAGTGTTTCAAGTGTCAAGGCAATTTAAGGCGATGGAGGTCGGCACCGAGGGTGTCAATAAGGAGAACATCCCTGGTCTTACACTGCCGAAACACCTGCTCGCTGAGTCATCTTTCGCCATGGATTGGCTTGAGATATCATGGGATGAGCTTGAGCTCAAGGAACGCATAGGCGCTG GTTCATTTGGTACTGTTTATCGAGCTGACTGGCACGGTTCT GATGTTGCAGTAAAAGTGCTTACAGACCAGGGTGTTGGCGAAGCTCAGCTCAAAGAATTCCTTAGAGAG ATCTCTATCATGAAACGAGTTCGCCATCCAAACGTGGTACTATTCATGGGTGCAGTGACCAAATGCCCGCATTTGTCGATAGTAACTGAGTACTTGCCCAG AGGGAGCCTCTTCCGTCTCATCAGCAAAGCTTCTAGTGGGGAAATACTTGATTTACGGCGGCGTTTGCGCATGGCATTAGATGTT GCAAAAGGCATCAACTATCTCCACTGCCTGAACCCTCCTATAGTACATTGGGATCTGAAGACACCAAACATGCTGGTGGATAAGAACTGGTCCGTAAAG GTAGGTGACTTTGGCTTGTCCAGATTTAAGGCGACCACCTTCATATCATCCAAATCAGTCGCTGGAACA CCAGAATGGATGGCGCCAGAGTTTCTCCGTGGCGAGCCATCCAACGAGAAATGTGACGTGTACAGCTTTGGCGTGATCTTATGGGAGCTCCTGACGATGCAGCAACCATGGGGCGGCCTAGGCCCAGCACAA GTAGTAGGGGCAGTTGCATTCCAGAACAGAAGGCTGCCAATCCCTAAAGACACCATCCCAGAGCTAGCTGCTCTTGTTGAATCCTGTTGGTCTGA TGACCCAAGGCAGCGCCCTTCGTTTTCAAGCATTGTGGATACGCTGAAGAAGTTGCTCAAGTCGATGCAGGGATCTGGTTCATGA
- the LOC123190218 gene encoding protein ECERIFERUM 26-like → MGLEGQTAAAAVHGHRLSTVVPSSVTEVEGYGLGDADLAFRLHYLRGVYYYAAGEVVRGVTTKVLKDPMFPWLDAYYPVAGRVRRPADDEQEASRRPYVKCNDCGVRIVEARCERALDEWLRDGAVDRVRQLCYDKVLGPELFFSPLLYVQVTNFKCGAMALGFSWAHLIGDVATATTCFNHWAKILGGKTPGAVTVNPKNEPQDRAPADAAVPRSVKPVGPIEDYWFVPAGVDMAGYSFHVTEPMLTRLQQQEPAAAGGAFELISALLWQTVAKIRAGKEVKTVTVVRNDMSARSGNSLANEQRVGYVEAGSPPAKSDVSELAALLAKNVVDETAAVVAFPGDVVIYGANLTFVDMEQVDLYGLEIKGQRPAHVEYGLDGVGEEGAVLVQPDADGRGRVVTAVLPKDEVEALRAALGSTLLQPAP, encoded by the exons ATGGGGCTCGAggggcaaacggcggcggcggcggtgcacggGCACCGGCTGTCGACGGTGGTGCCGAGCTCGGTGACGGAGGTGGAGGGGTACGGGCTGGGGGACGCGGACCTGGCGTTCCGGCTGCACTACCTGCGCGGGGTGTACTACTACGCGGCGGGGGAGGTGGTGCGCGGGGTGACCACCAAGGTGCTCAAGGACCCCATGTTCCCCTGGCTGGACGCCTACTACCCCGTGGCCGGCCGCGTCCGCCGCCCCGCTGACGACGAGCAGGAGGCCTCGCGCCGGCCCTACGTCAAGTGCAACGACTGCGGCGTCCGCATCGTGGAGGCCCGGTGCGAGCGCGCGCTGGACGAGTGGCTCCGCGACGGCGCCGTCGACCGCGTCCGCCAGCTCTGCTACGACAAGGTGCTCGGCCCCGAGCTCTTCTTCTCCCCGCTGCTCTACGTCCAG GTCACAAACTTCAAGTGTGGAGCGATGGCGCTGGGGTTCAGCTGGGCGCACCTCATCGGCGACGTGGCCACGGCGACCACCTGCTTCAACCACTGGGCAAAGATACTGGGCGGCAAGACGCCAGGCGCCGTCACCGTCAACCCCAAGAACGAGCCGCAGGACCGCGCGCCCGCCGACGCCGCCGTGCCGCGCTCCGTGAAGCCGGTCGGGCCCATCGAGGACTACTGGTTTGTCCCCGCCGGCGTCGACATGGCGGGCTACTCCTTCCACGTCACCGAGCCGATGCTCACGAGGCTGCAGCAGCAGGAGCCAGCGGCTGCCGGCGGCGCCTTCGAGCTCATCTCGGCGCTCCTGTGGCAGACGGTGGCGAAGATCAGGGCCGGCAAGGAGGTGAAGACGGTGACGGTGGTGAGGAACGACATGTCGGCCAGGAGCGGCAACTCCCTGGCCAACGAGCAGAGGGTCGGGTACGTGGAGGCGGGCTCGCCGCCGGCCAAGTCCGACGTGTCCGAGCTGGCGGCGCTGCTGGCCAAGAACGTCGTCGACGAGACCGCGGCGGTGGTGGCGTTCCCGGGGGACGTGGTCATCTACGGCGCGAACCTGACCTTCGTGGACATGGAGCAGGTGGACCTGTACGGGCTGGAGATCAAGGGGCAGCGGCCCGCGCACGTGGAGTACGGCTTGGACGGCGTCGGCGAGGAGGGCGCCGTGCTGGTGCAGCCGGACGCCGACGGGCGCGGCCGCGTCGTCACGGCGGTGCTGCCCAAGGACGAGGTGGAGGCCCTCCGCGCCGCGCTCGGGAGCACGCTCCTGCAGCCGGCTCCCTGA